In Aegilops tauschii subsp. strangulata cultivar AL8/78 chromosome 3, Aet v6.0, whole genome shotgun sequence, one genomic interval encodes:
- the LOC109741697 gene encoding uncharacterized protein — protein MVGVGEMIVSAVVKQIASRLIKIVGDEIALHWKFKGEVDKMMQKMKDLAAMMHDADNKVSQGGEVGKEVGRWLLKLKSVAYDLEDLLDDLDTKNNEAKVFFSRNNQAYQWITRPHNLEDVGKRIVELVNEGRVFKLACETPTEGSRSKETFAAISDGGITSGMQGRGAEKDKLISLLLGTEYNEHISIIPVVGLGGIGKTTLVQSVYGDKRVNIFDIRAWVHVSTNFDLRKIVSSILKSINTGINLDNCTLQSLHQSLKDELTGKKYLIVLDDLWEENVSKLEGLKQMLQYGSNGSKIIVTTRNQRVVQSGLHTGVLANAGKICVALVHDQINLGILSIDDCWDLMKIRAFGPGDDQTTLEKIGYAIAGKCGGLPLVANAFGQVMSEDKSIEAWQDIKERMVDLGLKGIHQKETLQSLKLSYHYMKSEFKICFTYLAAFPKGFIIDTNRLVQQWNALGYTYPGYDGQRCLKYLLGMSFLQISESSSVGPSSMHSKVPQEITMHDFVHELVTIIAAEEFLVMDGTEPKKMDKPIHCRHAQLIKYKNQSHAFKHLPLKLRSLHFRDSQELQLPKNAFSRFRYMRILDLSSSQRGGCLVMPPFSIDELQLLRYFDVSGLPIASLPRSLHTLQNMQTLIMSNCSLETMPDNICSLHKLRYLDLSGNSNLNKLPTSLVGLAKLVFLNLSGCSMLTRLCDNVSLESLEHLDLSNCHELENLPNNFGDLQNLVFLKLSSCHKELPNCFGLLYKLESLNLASCPKLKLLPDSFCKLFKLRHLDLSYSIMLERLPSSFYNLKLRSLDMHDTSLTTFPNGIQTMTTLTQFLFTSANHCVAHEADLAIEHLGLQGRLIHPVREVHNTGFSSIVELSQLTCPDLQVECLENVMSPEDAERAKLHDRSDLLRLSLQWDREKETSAVECKLVLEQLLPPRTLEQLAIRGYLSKDFPNWMTDIASHLPSLTYLKLYDLDICDPLPPLGQLPNLRSLYMENMPNIEEIGKELYGEGAENEEILIPNLHKLEIVDCPQLKFLPYPPRSMCWRLDNSNSDDMVSERVSLKVSSYNLLCRMSIINCNFSRDKWHSLRHFNTLEIFDVISCSGLRALPEVFKSFTSLKKLYLISIKGLETLPEWLGDLTFLEVIMIASPGKLTSLPESVQKLTALKELRLWRCRSLAKLPDGIGCCTSLERLDIKGCHKLTFLPESVKNLPALKSLWLVYCKRLALPEWLGQLICLEELAFSSRPNLTSSLTSMQKLTALKTIRLQCSDMTAFPRWLGQLISLHLLIICDSPNLTSLPESICNHAVLKSLAITSTCPSLIEWCNGKGNPKINVPFGMTRSEQLFGSEEEECEEEEEYEEEEEYEEEEEEEVEEEEVDMPLATNWNKILVIFILCSMILLYYLSPEMNVPAGRRRRIKATGISHWQKTAYCIM, from the exons GAGGACCTGCTGGACGACTTGGATACCAAGAATAACGAAGCAAAG GTGTTCTTTTCCCGGAACAATCAAGCATACCAGTGGATAACCAGACCCCACAATTTGGAGGATGTGGGGAAGAGAATAGTAGAATTAGTTAACGAGGGCAGGGTGTTCAAGCTGGCTTGTGAAACACCGACTGAAGGGAGCAGAAGCAAAGAAACATTTGCAGCCATCAGCGATGGAGGCATCACAAGTGGAATGCAGGGGAGGGGTGCTGAAAAGGACAAGTTAATCAGTTTGCTATTGGGAACCGAATATAATGAGCATATCTCCATCATTCCAGTTGTGGGGCTTGGTGGTATAGGGAAGACAACATTGGTCCAGTCAGTATATGGAGACAAGAGGGTCAACATCTTCGACATCCGAGCCTGGGTTCATGTGTCTACCAATTTTGATTTGCGTAAAATTGTGAGTTCCATCCTCAAAAGTATAAATACTGGTATCAACCTTGACAATTGTACTTTGCAGTCTCTACATCAGAGTCTTAAAGATGAACTTACTGGTAAAAAATATTTGATTGTTTTGGATGATCTTTGGGAAGAAAATGTTAGTAAGCTTGAAGGATTGAAGCAGATGTTACAATATGGCTCGAATGGTAGCAAGATTATAGTAACTACGCGAAACCAACGCGTAGTGCAAAGTGGCCTGCACACTGGTGTTCTTGCAAATGCAGGGAAAATTTGTGTCGCGCTTGTGCATGACCAAATCAATTTGGGTATTTTGTCAATAGATGATTGTTGGGACCTAATGAAGATAAGGGCATTTGGCCCTGGTGATGACCAAACTACCTTGGAAAAAATCGGATATGCTATTGCGGGAAAATGTGGGGGCCTACCGCTCGTGGCAAATGCTTTTGGGCAAGTAATGTCGGAGGACAAGTCCATCGAAGCATGGCAAGATATAAAAGAGAGGATGGTTGATTTGGGTCTGAAAGGCATACATCAAAAGGAAACATTGCAATCCCTCAAGTTGAGCTATCACTACATGAAGTCAGAGTTTAAAATATGTTTCACTTATTTGGCAGCTTTCCCCAAGGGCTTCATTATAGACACCAACCGGCTGGTCCAGCAATGGAATGCTCTTGGATATACTTATCCAGGGTATGATGGTCAAAGATGCCTCAAGTACCTTTTGGGGATGTCATTTCTTCAAATTTCAGAATCTTCTTCG GTTGGTCCAAGTTCCATGCACAGTAAAGTTCCTCAGGAGATCACCATGCATGATTTTGTGCATGAACTTGTAACAATAATTGCTGCTGAGGAATTCCTTGTTATGGATGGTACTGAACCAAAGAAAATGGACAAACCTATCCATTGCCGACATGCACAGTTGATTAAATACAAGAATCAGTCCCATGCCTTCAAACATCTGCCACTCAAGCTTAGATCCCTCCATTTTAGGGATTCTCAAGAGCTGCAACTCCCCAAAAATGCATTTTCTAGATTCAGGTACATGCGTATCTTGGATCTAAGTTCCTCACAAAGAGGTGGATGTTTAGTAATGCCACCATTTTCCATAGATGAACTGCAGTTGCTTAGGTACTTTGATGTGTCGGGCTTGCCAATTGCATCACTTCCTAGGTCTCTCCATACGCTTCAAAATATGCAAACTCTGATTATGTCCAATTGCTCACTTGAAACCATGCCTGACAATATATGTAGCCTCCACAAACTTCGCTATTTGGACCTGTCTGGTAATAGCAACCTTAATAAGCTACCAACATCTTTGGTTGGCCTTGCAAAACTCGTATTCCTAAACTTGTCAGGTTGCTCCATGCTAACCCGACTATGCGACAATGTTTCCCTTGAGTCTTTAGAGCATTtggacctatcaaattgccatgagCTAGAAAACCTGCCAAATAATTTTGGCGACCTTCAAAATCTGGTATTCTTGAAGCTCTCTTCCTGCCACAAA GAACTCCCCAATTGTTTTGGCTTGCTTTACAAGCTAGAATCTTTAAACCTAGCCAGTTGTCCTAAGCTAAAACTGCTGCCAGATTCATTCTGTAAGTTGTTTAAGCTAAGGCATCTCGATCTTTCATATTCCATAATGCTCGAAAGGCTCCCTTCCTCGTTTTATAACCTTAAGCTTCGTTCATTGGACATGCATGACACATCTCTCACTACCTTTCCAAATGGCATCCAGACAATGACTACTCTTACCCAGTTTCTATTCACGTCGGCTAATCATTGTGTAGCACATGAGGCTGATCTCGCTATTGAGCATTTAGGTTTGCAAGGACGGTTAATACACCCTGTACGTGAGGTACACAATACAGGATTTAGCAGTATAGTGGAGCTTTCGCAGTTGACTTGTCCTGATCTTCAAGTTGAATGCCTTGAGAATGTCATGAGTCCAGAAGATGCCGAGAGAGCCAAACTGCATGATAGATCGGATCTTCTGCGACTAAGTCTTCAGTGGGATCGAGAGAAGGAGACATCTGCAGTGGAGTGTAAATTGGTGCTGGAGCAGCTCTTACCTCCTAGGACTCTTGAACAACTTGCTATACGAGGGTATCTGAGCAAAGATTTCCCTAACTGGATGACCGACATAGCCTCACACCTCCCCTCTCTCACCTACCTAAAACTTTATGATCTGGACATATGTGATCCTCTGCCCCCGTTAGGCCAGCTGCCAAATTTAAGAAGCCTGTATATGGAGAACATGCCCAATATTGAAGAAATCGGCAAGGAATTGTATGGAGAAG GTGCAGAAAACGAAGAGATTCTTATCCCCAATTTGCATAAACTAGAAATAGTTGACTGCCCACAGTTGAAGTTCCTGCCATATCCCCCAAGAAGTATGTGTTGGCGCTTGGATAACAGTAACAGCGATGATATGGTGTCAGAACGAGTATCCTTGAAGGTTTCGTCTTACAATCTTCTTTGTAGGATGTCAATAATAAACTGCAATTTTTCAAGAGACAAGTGGCATAGTCTTCGGCACTTCAATACCCTTGAGATATTTGATGTTATCTCCTGCAGTGGCTTGAGGGCCTTGCCAGAAGTCTTCAAATCCTTCACCTCCCTCAAGAAGCTATACTTGATATCGATAAAGGGCCTCGAGACACTGCCAGAATGGTTGGGGGACCTCACTTTTCTGGAAGTAATTATGATCGCATCTCCTGGGAAACTAACATCTTTACCTGAAAGTGTGCAGAAACTCACCGCTCTCAAAGAATTGAGGCTATGGAGGTGCAGGAGCCTGGCAAAATTGCCAGATGGGATAGGGTGCTGCACTTCTCTCGAGAGACTTGACATCAAGGGCTGTCACAAACTGACTTTTTTGCCAGAAAGTGTCAAGAACCTTCCCGCTCTCAAATCACTCTGGTTGGTGTACTGCAAACGCCTTGCATTGCCAGAATGGCTGGGTCAGCTCATTTGCCTAGAAGAACTTGCATTCAGTAGTCGTCCCAACTTGACATCATCGCTTACAAGCATGCAGAAGCTTACGGCCTTGAAGACAATAAGGCTGCAGTGCAGCGACATGACAGCATTCCCGAGATGGCTAGGGCAGCTCATTTCTCTGCACTTGCTTATAATCTGTGATTCCCCCAACCTGACATCTTTGCCAGAAAGCATATGCAATCATGCTGTCTTGAAATCACTCGCCATTACAAGTACCTGTCCAAGTCTGATTGAGTGGTGCAATGGGAAGGGCAATCCGAAGATTAATGTTCCATTCGGTATGACACGGTCAGAACAACTTTTTGgatcagaagaagaagaatgtgaggaagaagaagaatacgaagaagaagaagaatacgaagaagaagaagaagaagaagtagaagaagaagaagtggaTATGCCATTAGCAACTAACTGGAACAAAATTTTAGTCATATTCATTCTTTGTTCTATGATATTGTTGTATTATCTATCACCGGAGATGAATGTGCCAGCCGGAAGAAGAAGGCGAATAAAGGCTACAGGTATTTCACACTGGCAGAAAACTGCTTATTGCATAATGTAG